GGTTCTGAAATTGTTGGAAAAGGACTTGCTAAAAATATCGTAAAAGATTTTTTAAGTGCTCCTTATGATGGTGGAAGACATCAAATTAGAGTAGATATGGTGAACTACTCCCGCTTTTAGAAGCGGGAGCTTCTTGGGAAGTATCTGCTTCTGTTAGCCAAATATATTTACCAAGCTCTTCGGACAGTCCCTGCCCTGTTTTTTTTATTTCCCTAATATTCCAACATCAATTTTCCAATGTTTTTTATATTCAATGCCGCATTGTAATCTCTATCAATTTCAATCCCACAGCACTCACATTTATAACTTCTTTCTGATAATTTCAGTTCCTCTTTAACATTTCCACATTTACTACAAGTTTTCGACGATGGAAACCACTTATCTATTTTCAAAAATTGTTTTCCTAAAAACATCAACTTATACTCAAGCATTCTCAAAAACATTCCCCATCCATTATCTCCTACACTTTTTCCAAAATTTAATGCCTGACTCATCCCTTTCATATTCAAATCCTCAACAACCACAGCATTATAATCTTCAGACAATTTTTTCGATAATTTATGCAAAAAATCTCTTCGGCAATTTTTGATATACTCATGCAATTTTGATATTTTCGCTTTTTGCTTATACCAATTTTTAGAAAATTTAACTTTTCTTGATAATGATTTTTGTAATTTTTTCAATTTTTTCTCCAACATCCTAAAATATCTTGGATAATCAGCTCTTTGGTTTTCAGAGCTGACAAATAATTCAGACATTGAAAAATCAAGTCCAATTATTTTATCATTACTTGGCACTTTTTGAATTTCTTTTTCAAATTCTGTCAAGATGGAAACATAGTAATTTCCATTACTGTTTGTTAGTGTTACCGACTTTATTCTATAATTCTTTGGTATTTCTCTATGATATTTTAATTTTATTCTTTTCAATTTTGGCAAGACCAAATATTTATTTTCCTCAATTCGTATCGAATTATTCACGCAATTTGTCGTATAACTTTTAACACTATTCTTTTTAGATTTGAATCTTGGAAATTTTGCCCTCTTTTGAAAGAAATTCGTAAACGATCGTTTTACATTCAATTGAGCATTTGAAAGTGCTAGACTGTCTACTTCTTTTAGAAATTGATTTTCACTTTTCAAACTGGCAGGTGTAATCATTTTATTTTTTCCAGTTTCTTCATAAAATTTATTCGCAGCATACAAAATCGTATTGTAAACAAAACGAACACATCCAAAAGTCTTGTTTATCAACAATTCTTGATCTTTATTTGGATAAATCCTATATTTGAATGCTAAATTATATTTCATGAAATTACACCTCCTTTTGATTTTGAATATATTTTTTAATTATCTCTAACGGTGCACCTCCAACACTTACAACTAAATAACTTCTACTCCAAAAATATTCTTTCCACAATCTTCCCCTTATTTCAGGAAATTCTTTTTTTATCAACCTGCTGGAAGCACTTTTATAAGTATTTACAAACTTAGAAAGTTCAGTATTAGGCATAGCATTAATCAACATATGAATATGATCAACATCATGTTCCCATTCTTTAAGAACAATGTTATACTTCGGACATATTTTTTTAAAAATCT
This genomic stretch from Leptotrichia sp. oral taxon 218 harbors:
- a CDS encoding RNA-guided endonuclease TnpB family protein gives rise to the protein MKYNLAFKYRIYPNKDQELLINKTFGCVRFVYNTILYAANKFYEETGKNKMITPASLKSENQFLKEVDSLALSNAQLNVKRSFTNFFQKRAKFPRFKSKKNSVKSYTTNCVNNSIRIEENKYLVLPKLKRIKLKYHREIPKNYRIKSVTLTNSNGNYYVSILTEFEKEIQKVPSNDKIIGLDFSMSELFVSSENQRADYPRYFRMLEKKLKKLQKSLSRKVKFSKNWYKQKAKISKLHEYIKNCRRDFLHKLSKKLSEDYNAVVVEDLNMKGMSQALNFGKSVGDNGWGMFLRMLEYKLMFLGKQFLKIDKWFPSSKTCSKCGNVKEELKLSERSYKCECCGIEIDRDYNAALNIKNIGKLMLEY
- the tnpA gene encoding IS200/IS605 family transposase, with product MPYNSNYHSVFDINYHMIFCIKYRREVIDDEISNRLKEIFKKICPKYNIVLKEWEHDVDHIHMLINAMPNTELSKFVNTYKSASSRLIKKEFPEIRGRLWKEYFWSRSYLVVSVGGAPLEIIKKYIQNQKEV